From the Diospyros lotus cultivar Yz01 chromosome 13, ASM1463336v1, whole genome shotgun sequence genome, one window contains:
- the LOC127789334 gene encoding T-complex protein 1 subunit theta, giving the protein MGFQMQPYGIQAMLKEGHKHFSGLDEAVLKNIDACKQLSTITRTSLGPNGMNKMVINHLDKLFVTNDAATIVNELEVQHPAAKILVLAGKAQQEEIGDGANLTVSFAGELLQNAGELIRMGLHPSEIIIGYTKAINKTVEILDDLVEKGSENMDVRNKDEVILRIKAAVASKQFGQENILCPLIADACIQVCPKNPANFNVDNVRVAKLLGGGLHNCTIVRGMVLKSGAVGTIKRVEKAKVVVFAGGVDTSATETKGTVLIHSAEQLENYAKTEEAKVEELIKAVADSGAKVIVSGAAVGEMALHFCERYRLMVLKISSKFELRRFCRTTGAAAILKLSQPNPDDLGYADSMSVEEIGGVRVTIVRNEEGGNSVSTVVLRGSTDSILDDLERAVDDGVNTYKAMCRDSRMIPGAAATEIELARRLKEFSFKETGLDQYAIAKFSESFEMVPKTLAENAGLNAMEIISSLYAEHASGNTRVGIDLEEGVCKDVSALTIWDLHVTKFFALKYAADAACTVLRVDQIIMAKPAGGPRRDQPAGMDEE; this is encoded by the exons ATGGGGTTCCAAATGCAGCCGTATGGGATTCAAGCAATGTTGAAAGAAGGGCACAAGCATTTTTCCGGTCTGGATGAAGCTGTGCTCAAGAACATCGACGCCTGCAAGCAGCTTTCTACTATCACAAGAACTTCTCTCGGTCCCAATG GTATGAACAAGATGGTTATCAACCATCTGGATAAACTCTTTGTCACGAATGATGCTGCCACTATTGTGAATGAACTCGAGGTTCAGCATCCTGCAGCCAAGATTTTGGTTTTGGCAGGCAAGGCTCAACAGGAAGAGATAGGAGATGGGGCTAATTTGACAGTTTCTTTTGCCGGGGAGCTCCTTCAGAATGCCGGGGAGCTCATAAGAATGGGACTCCACCCAAGTGAGATTATAATAGGATACACAAAAGCTATTAATAAG ACTGTTGAAATATTAGATGATTTGGTTGAGAAAGGTTCTGAAAATATGGATGTGAGGAATAAGGATGAAGTTATTTTGCGGATAAAGGCTGCTGTTGCCAGCAAGCAATTTGGACAGGAGAATATTTTATGCCCTCTTATTGCTGAT GCATGCATACAAGTATGTCCCAAGAATCCTGCAAACTTTAATGTGGATAATGTCCGAGTTGCAAAGCTTTTGGGTGGAGGTTTGCATAATTGTACTATAGTTCGAGGTATGGTTCTGAAGAGTGGTGCTGTTGGGACTATAAAGAGAGTGGAGAAGGCTAAG GTTGTTGTATTTGCTGGAGGGGTTGATACATCTGCGACTGAAACAAAGGGAACAGTCCTTATTCATAGTGCTGAGCAG CTGGAGAATTATGCAAAAACTGAAGAAGCTAAAGTTGAGGAGCTCATCAAGGCAGTTGCGGACTCTGGGGCCAAAGTTATTGTTAGTGGTGCAGCAGTTGGAGAGATGGCACTACACTTCTGTGAGCGTTACAG GCTTATGGTCTTAAAAATCAGCTCAAAATTTGAACTCCGACGCTTTTGCCGCACAACTGGTGCTGCTGCTATT TTGAAGCTTAGCCagccaaatccggatgatttgGGATATGCGGATTCTATGTCTGTGGAGGAAATTGGGGGTGTTAGG GTAACCATTGTGAGAAATGAAGAAGGTGGAAACTCAGTATCCACTGTGGTTCTTCGAGGAAGTACTGATAGCATATTGGATGACCTTGAGAGAGCTGTTGATGATGGTGTGAATACATACAAG GCAATGTGCAGGGACAGCCGGATGATACCTGGTGCTGCTGCCACTGAAATAGAGTTGGCTAGGAGACTGAAGGAGTTCTCTTTTAAAGAAACAGG ATTGGATCAGTATGCAATTGCAAAATTTTCTGAGAGCTTTGAGATGGTACCTAAAACCCTGGCTGAGAATGCTGGTCTAAATGCGATGGAGATAATATCTTCTCTATATGCTGAACATGCATCTGGAAACACCAGGGTGGGCATTGACTTGGAAGAAGGTGTCTGCAAGGATGTCTCTGCTTTGACCATTTGGGACCTCCATGTCACCAA GTTCTTTGCTCTCAAATATGCTGCAGATGCTGCATGCACTGTTCTGAGAGTTGACCAG ATTATAATGGCAAAACCAGCTGGTGGCCCAAGGAGAGATCAGCCTGCAGGGATGGATGAGGAGTAA
- the LOC127789337 gene encoding photosynthetic NDH subunit of subcomplex B 2, chloroplastic, whose product MMASLLSLSLPRPIITKASTAPAPTISPPEPLDQKFGRKGIKFSDSGDVELTVRNGSSLKLRIPDAHVTSYKPKVYWKDDGFEEVLYTLPPPPLGSASNPKARGGIGLVINNVSSSSQPSPVLTCEWTVKDVDSDSIDALQVELGCSCGSLDVTYVVSLYPLSMATAVIVKNNGRKAVSLTSAILSHFKFKKRGGTAIQGLRNCSYCTHPPLSSPFELLSPAEALKSEDPSFFSLGWEPEKKPGVWTLQDVPITILKNKLSRVYAAPPTERSKQFYDTAPSKYETLDQGRELFFRIIRIGFEDIYVGSPGSYSEKYGTDYFICTGPASMLVPMVVNPGEEWRGAQVIEHDNL is encoded by the exons ATGATGGCTTCTCTTCTGTCTTTGTCCCTTCCAAGGCCAATCATTACCAAGGCATCTACTGCGCCTGCGCCCACCATTTCCCCTCCAGAGCCTCTCGACCAGAAGTTCGGCCGCAAAGGCATCAAATTCTCCGATTCCGGCGATGTGGAGCTCACCGTCAGAAACGGCAGCTCTCTGAAGCTCCGGATACCCGACGCCCATGTTACTTCCTACAAGCCCAAAGTCTACTGGAAGGACGATGGTTTTGAGGAGGTTCTTTACacccttcctcctcctcctcttggCTCCGCCTCCAATCCCAAAGCCCGAGGTGGGATTGGTTTGGTCATCAACAATGTGTCGTCATCGTCTCAACCCTCTCCTGTCCTCACTTGTGAGTGGACAGTAAAGGATGTCGATTCTGATTCCATTGATGCTCTCCAG GTTGAATTGGGCTGCAGCTGTGGAAGTCTGGATGTAACCTACGTTGTCTCACTCTATCCACTAAGCATGGCAACAGCAGTGATAGTGAAAAACAATGGCCGCAAGGCTGTGAGTCTGACCAGTGCCATACTGAGCCATTTCAAGTTCAAGAAGAGAGGTGGGACAGCAATCCAAGGGCTTAGAAACTGTTCCTACTGTACCCACCCTCCTTTGTCTTCCCCATTTGAGCTTCTATCTCCAGCTGAAGCCTTGAAATCTGAGGacccttctttcttctctcttggtTGGGAGCCTGAGAAGAAACCAGGAGTTTGGACTCTGCAGGATGTGCCCATCACCATTTTGAAGAACAAGCTCAGTAGAGTTTATGCTGCTCCGCCAACGGAGAGATCAAAACAATTCTATGACACTGCACCTTCCAAATACGAAACCCTTGATCAG GGGCGGGAGCTCTTCTTCAGGATAATCCGGATTGGTTTCGAGGACATTTATGTTGGCAGCCCTGGTTCTTACTCAGAGAAGTACGGAACAGACTACTTCATCTGCACTGGTCCTGCTTCAATGCTAGTTCCAATGGTTGTGAATCCCGGTGAAGAATGGAGAGGGGCACAGGTCATTGAACATGATAACTTGTAA
- the LOC127789335 gene encoding protein NDH-DEPENDENT CYCLIC ELECTRON FLOW 5 — protein sequence MSVVYSPLFSPKLILPSPVKPSANPASSSHSYFPSVQCNSKKRDFPLPAVASFTYPPVQVDYLESEFSGHGVTFEDINDSCVVKMRLDNGSVASLMLPSGLITSYKVPMWHGGTLELLHTCVSEGEDGGAAIQGGVSLDFNCLTDGVSWSPTTWVLRDVRGNSQEHIQVELISCNSADTVEVRHILTLRHDLLSSELVIYNAKSSSLRLTGSVISHLTVSTPEATYAVGLEGSNFQNRPPFLSSFTIVPPDPGQRNDLGSTKLWSPAAIKELWSSWGARNQNNDDGASIEGEERDNYKHLTDKLSRIYTCAPRNFTLIDRGRRNSIEVGRDGFDELYIFSPGSRHKWYGKYAYVCVGQSALLEPIILSPQSEWRGLQQLHNPNL from the exons ATGAGTGTGGTTTACAGTCCACTCTTCTCTCCCAAACTCATTCTTCCTTCCCCAGTAAAACCCTCCGCAAATCCTGCATCTTCGTCTCACTCTTATTTTCCCTCAGTTCAATGCAATAGCAAGAAGAGAGATTTTCCATTGCCAGCAGTGGCTTCATTCACATATCCACCTGTTCAAGTAGACTACTTGGAAAGCGAGTTCAGTGGCCATGGAGTCACCTTTGAGGATATAAATGACAGTTGTGTTGTCAAAATGCGATTGGACAATGGAAGCGTTGCCAGCCTGATGCTGCCAAGTGGCCTGATTACGTCGTATAAAGTGCCTATGTGGCATGGAGGCACGCTTGAGCTGCTGCACACTTGTGTCTCTGAGGGTGAGGATGGCGGTGCGGCAATTCAAGGTGGTGTGTCTTTGGATTTCAACTGTCTAACTGATGGAGTTTCATGGTCTCCAACCACTTGGGTCCTCAGAGATGTTAGAGGAAATTCTCAGGAACACATTCAG GTGGAACTGATTAGCTGTAATTCAGCGGATACGGTTGAAGTTAGACACATTCTGACGCTACGACATGATCTTTTAAGCTCAGAGCTTGTGATCTATAACGCAAAGTCATCGTCCCTCCGCCTGACGGGCTCTGTTATAAGCCATTTGACAGTGAGCACACCTGAAGCAACTTACGCAGTGGGATTGGAAGGATCAAACTTCCAAAACAGGCCGCcatttttgtcaagttttacTATTGTTCCTCCAGACCCTGGCCAGAGAAATGATTTGGGCTCCACAAAGTTATGGAGTCCCGCTGCCATCAAGGAACTTTGGTCCAGCTGGGGTGCAAGGAATCAGAACAATGATGACGGTGCAAGTATAGAGGGCGAGGAGAGGGACAACTATAAGCATTTAACCGACAAACTGAGCAGGATTTACACCTGTGCACCTCGCAACTTCACCCTCATTGACAGG GGTAGAAGAAACTCCATTGAAGTAGGAAGAGATGGATTTGATGAACTCTACATATTCAGCCCTGGCTCGAGACACAAATGGTATGGAAAATACGCTTATGTATGTGTAGGCCAATCTGCCCTGCTTGAACCTATCATCCTGAGCCCTCAAAGCGAGTGGAGAGGTTTGCAGCAATTGCACAACCCAAATCTGTAG
- the LOC127789333 gene encoding protein SINE1: MGRSLSPILRQELENLDKDADSRKSAMKALKLYVKDLDSKAIPLFLAQVSETKETGSTSGEYTISLYEVLARVHGPKIIPQIDNIMTTIIKTLTSSAGSFALHQACSKVVPAIARYGIDPTTPEDKKRYIIHSLCKPLSDSLLSSQESLSSGSALCLKALVDSDNWRFASDGMVNEVCQRVAGALEKSVQTNSHMGLIMSLAKHNSLIVEAYARLLIQSGLRILNVGVVEGNSQKRLSAIQMINFMMKCLDPKSIISELNLIIEEMERCQSDQMAYVRGAAFEAMQIARKISTEKSSKFDCNGGSATGSNYHRRDTGGRRNLQGAGNRSPVAASPESQTMNSFVGYDSLLDSPISTIHFSGEFTPDRRSVNRKLWRTYENSGVDVSLKDGLYSEVCHGSAFENSSSDELSNIGGDYPDGFAGFFLRSPANQSLRSTTPSPQKSRINVDNIKIYSTPRKLIRSLQDPNDEGTDSSGKETRISPSGKSNWSPTFKNEQNGLSPDMKSEAKSDEKLLGGEQFLGGSESVSSTEDVPPDADLQVSPKVGGVNKIETRCFNIQKNNWKSTTSKVFGFFILLLAVSICFLWTGNQDEGYNLVPT; the protein is encoded by the exons ATGGGTAGAAGTCTTAGCCCCATTCTGCGGCAAGAGTTGGAAAATCTTGATAAAGATGCGGACAGCAGAAAGTCTGCAATGAAAGCACTAAAACTATACGTGAAAGACTTGGATTCCAAGGCTATTCCTCTATTTCTTGCTCAGGTTTCTGAGACCAAAGAAACTGGTTCAACATCTGGGGAGTACACAATTTCACTCTATGAAGTTCTTGCTCGAGTCCATGGCCCAAAAATCATCCCTCAGATTGATAACATTATGACAACCATCATCAAGACTTTAACTTCCAGTGCAGGGTCTTTCGCCCTTCATCAGGCTTGCTCTAAAGTGGTCCCAGCAATAGCAAGGTATGGGATTGATCCCACGACCCCAGAAGACAAGAAGAGGTATATAATACACTCTCTCTGCAAGCCTCTTTCAGATTCTCTTTTGAGTAGCCAAGAGAGCCTGTCTTCTGGATCTGCCCTCTGCTTAAAGGCTCTAGTGGACTCTGATAATTGGCGGTTTGCATCAGATGGGATGGTAAATGAGGTTTGTCAGAGAGTTGCTGGGGCTTTAGAGAAGTCCGTGCAAACCAATTCCCACATGGGATTAATTATGTCGTTGGCAAAGCATAATAGTTTAATTGTTGAAGCATATGCAAGATTGCTAATACAATCAGGACTCCGCATTTTGAATGTTGGGGTTGTGGAGGGAAACTCACAAAAGAGGTTATCTGCCATTCAGATGATAAACTTTATGATGAAGTGTTTAGATCCAAAAAGCATAATTTCCGAGCTCAACTTGATAATTGAGGAGATGGAGAGGTGTCAATCTGATCAGATGGCATATGTTAGAGGAGCTGCTTTTGAGGCCATGCAAATTGCTAGGAAGATATCCACGGAGAAAAGCTCAAAATTTGATTGCAATGGGGGCTCAGCCACAGGCTCAAATTATCATAGAAGAGATACAGGTGGAAGAAGAAATTTACAAGGTGCTGGGAATAGATCACCTGTTGCTGCATCACCTGAGTCACAGACGATGAATTCATTTGTTGGATATGATTCTCTGCTTGACTCACCAATTTCCACCATCCATTTCTCAGGGGAATTTACTCCTGACCGGAGGAGTGTTAACCGAAAACTGTGGAGGACATATGAGAATAGTGGGGTGGATGTGTCTCTCAAGGATGGTTTGTATTCTGAGGTTTGTCATGGAAGTGCCTTCGAAAATTCATCAAGTGATGAACTTTCTAATATTGGAGGTGATTACCCAGATGGATTTGCTGGATTCTTCCTGAGGAGTCCTGCCAACCAATCACTAAGAAGCACTACACCTAGTCCTCAG AAGTCTCGGATTAATGTTGACAACATCAAGATCTACTCCACGCCAAGGAAGCTTATCCGATCACTTCAGGATCCAAATGATGAGGGTACTGACTCCTCAGGAAAAGAAACCAGGATAAGTCCATCCGGCAAATCCAATTGGAGTCCTACATTCAAAAATGAACAAAATGGTCTTTCACCTGATATGAAGAGTGAGGCAAAAAGTGATGAAAAATTACTTGGTGGTGAACAGTTCCTAGGTGGTTCAGAATCTGTTTCCTCAACAGAAGATGTCCCTCCTGATGCTGATTTGCAAGTGTCTCCGAAGGTAGGTGGTGTAAACAAAATTGAAACCCGATGTTTCAACATTCAGAAAAATAATTGGAAGTCCACTACCAGTAAGGTCTTTGGCTTCTTTATTCTGCTACTTGCAGTTTCCATCTGTTTCTTGTGGACTGGTAATCAGGATGAAGGGTATAACCTTGTTCCCACCTAG
- the LOC127789326 gene encoding LOW QUALITY PROTEIN: pentatricopeptide repeat-containing protein At4g13650-like (The sequence of the model RefSeq protein was modified relative to this genomic sequence to represent the inferred CDS: inserted 1 base in 1 codon): MLSVPISLLASLSNSSLHRFPCKPAVNFHEFFSGRVRKLNLATFSNAAIAQSFDGYPIEEHEIEHEINAVNMSRPMAFDFLNLMEQRDVCANHQTYLWLLEGCLKSRSFIEVKKLHARILKSGFNGDCVIGSRLINGYATFGNIDDAVQVFDNISDRSTSTWNVLMSEFSGKELNGEVLELFSRLLRENAIPDETTFRHVLRACLGDQVTFWYVEQIHAKIIRLGFATSPLVCNPLIDLYSKSXFVNSAKMVFEKLSLRDNVSWLAMISGLSQNGHEEEAIILFQEMYRSGIVPTPYIFSSVVSACSKIQLLDMGKQLHTLIFKWAFESETFACNALVTLYSRCHDFVSAEQVFSKMQCRDEVSYNSLISGLAQRGFNEKALQLFEKMQLDCLKPDSVTVASLVSACASVQAHYKGKQLHSYAIKAGISSDIIIEGSLLDLYVKCSDVETAREFFLTTQKVNIVLWNVMLVAYGQIGDLRESFKIFSEMQIEGLTPNQYTYPSILRTCTFVGALDLGEQIHGQVIKTGFQPNVYVCSVLIDMYAKHGKLDTAHKILRRLNEKDVVSWTAMIAGYAQHDLFVEALTLFEEMQDKGIHSDNIGFSSAISACVGIQALNQGQQIHAQTIISGYNMDLSIGNALVCLYARCGRIEDAYLAFDKIGANDNISWNGLISGFAQSGHCEEALKVFSQMNYAGVEPNMFTFGSAVSAAAHTANVKQGKQIHAMIIKMGYDTEIEASNVLITLYAKCGSLDDAKREFLEMPVKNEVSWNAMITGYSQHGCGVEAIQLFEEMKGLGMIPNHVTFIGVLSACSHVGLVDKGLSYFNSMTEEHGLQPKIEHYVCVVDILGRAGFLPLAREFIEEMPIKPDAMIWRTLLSACTVHKNMEIGQLAACHLMELEPKDSATYVLLSNMYAVAGKWGCRDQARQMMKVRGVKKEPGRSWIEVKNSIHAFFVGDRLHPLADEIYEFLEDLNKRAAAMGYVQDRSSLWNDIQLRKKDPTAYTHSEKLAITFGLLSLPNTIPIHVIKNLRVCNDCHNWIKFVSKISNRAIVVRDAYRFHHFESGVCSCKDYW, translated from the exons ATGCTTTCAGTCCCAATTTCATTACTTGCCTCCTTGTCAAATTCTTCGCTTCATCGCTTTCCCTGTAAGCCTGCCGTCAATTTTCACGAG TTCTTTTCTGGAAGAGTGCGTAAATTGAATTTGGCTACATTCAGCAATGCTGCAATTGCTCAATCTTTTGATGGATACCCCATTGAAGAACATGAAATCGAACATGAAATCAATGCGGTTAACATGTCAAGGCCAATGGCAtttgattttcttaatttgatgGAACAGCGTGATGTGTGCGCCAATCATCAGACCTACTTGTGGCTCTTGGAAGGATGCCTCAAGTCTAGGTCTTTCATTGAAGTTAAGAAGCTTCATGCTAGGATCCTCAAGTCTGGCTTCAATGGGGATTGTGTTATTGGCAGCCGGCTCATCAATGGTTATGCCACTTTTGGTAACATAGATGATGCAGTACAGGTTTTTGATAATATATCTGACAGGAGTACATCTACCTGGAATGTATTAATGTCTGAATTTTCTGGAAAGGAGCTGAATGGTGAGGTGTTGGAGCTATTCTCACGACTGCTAAGAGAAAATGCTATTCCAGATGAAACCACGTTTCGACATGTTCTAAGGGCTTGCCTTGGTGATCAAGTTACCTTCTGGTATGTGGAACAGATTCATGCTAAGATTATTCGACTTGGTTTTGCTACAAGTCCCCTTGTTTGCAATCCTTTGATTGATTTGTACTCAAAGA GGTTTGTGAATTCTGCTAAAATGgtctttgaaaaattatctttgAGGGACAATGTTTCTTGGCTTGCTATGATATCCGGTTTATCTCAAAATGGacatgaagaagaagcaatCATCTTATTCCAAGAAATGTACAGGTCTGGAATAGTTCCTACTCCATATATTTTTTCAAGTGTCGTAAGTGCCTGCAGCAAAATACAGTTACTTGACATGGGAAAGCAGCTTCATACCCTTATATTTAAATGGGCATTTGAATCTGAAACTTTTGCATGTAATGCACTTGTCACACTGTATTCCCGTTGTCATGACTTTGTATCTGCTGAACAAGTTTTCAGCAAAATGCAATGCAGGGATGAAGTTTCATATAATTCGCTCATCTCAGGGCTTGCTCAGCGTGGATTCAATGAGAAAGCTCTtcaattgtttgagaaaatgcAGCTTGATTGTTTGAAACCTGATAGTGTTACAGTAGCAAGCCTTGTGAGTGCCTGTGCATCAGTGCAGgcacattataagggaaaacaGCTCCACTCATATGCAATAAAGGCTGGAATCTCTTCTGATATCATTATTGAAGGATCTCTTCTTGACCTTTATGTAAAATGTTCTGATGTTGAAACTGCCCGTGAATTCTTCCTTACAACTCAAAAGGTAAACATTGTCCTATGGAATGTGATGTTAGTGGCTTATGGGCAAATAGGTGATCTGAGAGAGTCATTTAAGATATTCTCAGAGATGCAGATTGAAGGCTTGACTCCTAATCAATACACCTATCCCAGTATATTGAGAACCTGCACGTTTGTGGGAGCTCTGGATCTAGGGGAGCAGATCCATGGTCAAGTCATAAAGACTGGATTTCAGCCAAATGTTTATGTTTGTAGTGTGCTTATAGATATGTATGCCAAACATGGAAAACTGGATACTGCTCACAAAATTCTCAGACGACTCAATGAGAAAGATGTTGTCTCCTGGACAGCTATGATTGCTGGATATGCCCAGCATGATCTGTTTGTTGAAGCCCTTACACTTTTTGAGGAAATGCAAGACAAAGGGATCCATTCAGACAATATAGGATTTTCAAGTGCCATAAGTGCATGTGTTGGAATCCAAGCACTCAATCAAGGACAACAAATTCATGCGCAAACAATTATCTCAGGTTACAATATGGATCTTTCAATTGGAAATGCGCTTGTTTGTCTCTATGCTAGATGTGGTAGAATTGAAGATGCCTACTTAGCATTTGATAAAATTGGTGCTAACGATAATATTTCCTGGAATGGGTTGATATCAGGCTTTGCGCAGAGTGGTCACTGTGAGGAAGCACTTAAAGTATTCTCTCAAATGAATTATGCGGGAGTTGAACCCAATATGTTTACCTTTGGTTCTGCAGTTAGTGCTGCAGCTCATACAGCTAATGTAAAACAAGGGAAACAGATTCACGCTATGATTATAAAGATGGGATATGATACAGAAATCGAGGCATCCAATGTTTTAATCACATTGTATGCCAAGTGTGGGAGTCTTGATGATGCCAAGAGAGAGTTTCTTGAAATGCCTGTAAAAAATGAAGTTTCTTGGAATGCCATGATCACAGGATATTCTCAACATGGATGTGGTGTGGAAGCAATACAACTATTTGAGGAAATGAAAGGGCTTGGCATGATCCCGAACCATGTCACCTTTATTGGTGTTCTATCAGCCTGTAGCCATGTGGGCTTAGTAGACAAGGGACTCAGCTACTTTAACTCCATGACTGAAGAACATGGCCTACAGCCAAAAATAGAACATTATGTTTGTGTGGTAGATATTCTTGGACGAGCTGGCTTTCTGCCCCTGGCTAGAGAATTCATAGAGGAAATGCCAATTAAACCAGATGCCATGATCTGGAGGACCCTCTTAAGTGCTTGCACGGTGCATAAGAATATGGAAATTGGACAATTAGCTGCCTGTCATCTTATGGAGCTGGAACCTAAAGATTCAGCAACTTATGTTCTGCTATCAAATATGTATGCAGTTGCAGGGAAATGGGGTTGTAGGGATCAGGCTAGACAAATGATGAAAGTCAGAGGAGTAAAGAAAGAGCCTGGTCGTAGTTGGATTGAGGTAAAGAATTCGATTCATGCATTCTTCGTTGGTGATAGACTCCATCCATTGGCAGATGAGATTTATGAATTCTTAGAGGATCTAAACAAGCGAGCAGCTGCAATGGGTTATGTGCAAGATCGTTCTAGCCTTTGGAATGATATTCAGCTGAGGAAGAAGGATCCAACTGCGTACACGCATAGTGAAAAACTGGCAATTACTTTTGGGCTTCTAAGCTTGCCTAATACAATACCAATACACGTGATCAAGAATCTTCGTGTCTGTAATGATTGCCACAATTGgattaaatttgtttcaaaaatatcaaatcgGGCTATTGTAGTAAGAGATGCCTATCGCTTTCATCATTTTGAGAGTGGTGTCTGTTCATGTAAGGATTACTGGTAA